The segment ATTAAATGAAGATCTTACGGTAGATGTTGCCATAGTGGGAGGGGGAATTACCGGGGTAACTACTGCCTTTCTTTTAAAAGAAAGGGGAATGAAGGTAGCCATATTAGAAGCCCGTGAAATAGGACGTGGTACTTCTTCCCACAGTACTGGAAACCTTTACGCAATAACAGATAATCTTCTTGAGCCTCTAAGGTCCAAGTATGATAAAGAGGTGGTTGGAAAAATAGTGAGAGCAAGGGAAAGCGCTGTGAATTTTATTGAACAAACGGTACAGCGATTCCAAATTGAATGCGACTTTAAAAGATTGCCGCTCTATCTTTTTGAAGATAAGAATGAAAAGGATTTGGGAGCTGAAAGAAAAAGAGCCGAAGAAGCCGGGTTAGGAACAGCTGATTTAACCGAGCCATTTCCGGTGAGTGGTATTAAAGGTTTTAGTTATCCAGATCAGGCCCAATTCAATCCGTTGCTTTATATACAGGGTCTGGCAAAGGTGATAGAAGGAGAGAATTGCTCCATTTATGAGAACACCCGGGTGAGCGATATTGATAAAACTGATAATGGTTTTATTCTTAAAACTACTGGGGGAAGAGTTACTGCTAAATACGTGATCCAGGCCACGCATACACCAAAGGGTGTAGAGCTGCAGTATCACACCGTGTTAGGACCGTATAGAGAATATGGAATAGCTGCAAAACTTCAATCGGGAACTTATCCTGAAGGTATATTTTGGGGATATTTCAATGGTGACAAATTCTCTTTTAGATCGTATTCCAGGGGAGGCGAACAATATCTATTATGTATAGGCAGGCCTCACAAGGTTGGCCAGGCAAAAGATAATAAAGAGCATATTCAGGAACTTATAAGCTTTGCAGAGGAAAAATTTAAAATTAAGGAAGTAGTTTATAAATGGGGTGGACAAAATTATAAACCTGCCGATCTCCTCCCGTACATTGGACGAAAAACCTCCAATTCCAATGAGTTAATTGCAACAGGATTTTCTACGGATGGTTTAACCTATGGAACCTTATCGGCAATAATAAATACTGATATTATTACGGGAAGGAAGAATGAATACGAGGCTCTTTTTAAAGCTTCCCGACATAATCCTGCAAAAGCATCAAAAGAATTTATAAAGGAAAATTTTGATGTAGCTGCCCAACTGGTTAAGGATTGGCTTTCTAGAGGTTCAGATGAGCAACTTAAGAACATCCCTCCTGGAGAAGCTCAAGTTGTAAAAATAGACAATAAAAAAGTAGCAGTTTATCGCACAAATGGAGGTGAATTTAGAGCTTTCTCTGCGGTTTGCACTCATATGGGATGTATTGTCAATTGGAACAATGCCGAAAAATCCTGGGACTGTCCATGCCATGGAACCCGCTTTGATGTAGAAGGGGAAGTACTGGAAGGACCCGCCTTTGATCCTTTACAAAGAATTCAGGAGTAATATAAATTAAAAATTATGGAAGAGAAAA is part of the Antarcticibacterium sp. 1MA-6-2 genome and harbors:
- a CDS encoding FAD-dependent oxidoreductase, with product MFTNSIWNAHAANQSFSELNEDLTVDVAIVGGGITGVTTAFLLKERGMKVAILEAREIGRGTSSHSTGNLYAITDNLLEPLRSKYDKEVVGKIVRARESAVNFIEQTVQRFQIECDFKRLPLYLFEDKNEKDLGAERKRAEEAGLGTADLTEPFPVSGIKGFSYPDQAQFNPLLYIQGLAKVIEGENCSIYENTRVSDIDKTDNGFILKTTGGRVTAKYVIQATHTPKGVELQYHTVLGPYREYGIAAKLQSGTYPEGIFWGYFNGDKFSFRSYSRGGEQYLLCIGRPHKVGQAKDNKEHIQELISFAEEKFKIKEVVYKWGGQNYKPADLLPYIGRKTSNSNELIATGFSTDGLTYGTLSAIINTDIITGRKNEYEALFKASRHNPAKASKEFIKENFDVAAQLVKDWLSRGSDEQLKNIPPGEAQVVKIDNKKVAVYRTNGGEFRAFSAVCTHMGCIVNWNNAEKSWDCPCHGTRFDVEGEVLEGPAFDPLQRIQE